A single window of Flavobacterium sp. 140616W15 DNA harbors:
- a CDS encoding nucleotide exchange factor GrpE, giving the protein MKFKNIFKNKSNMTTENTEIDQEIDDVTLENNANGEQIIIEELSVEEQLAQDLAKEKDKFLRLFAEFENYKKRTSKERMDLFKTANQEVLLAMLPVLDDFDRAMVEISKSNDETLTKGVELIHEKLKSTLVAKGLEQIEVRAGDAFNADYAEAITQIPAPSDKLKGKIVDVIEKGYKLGDKIIRFPKVVVGN; this is encoded by the coding sequence ATGAAGTTTAAGAATATTTTTAAAAATAAAAGTAATATGACTACGGAGAATACAGAAATCGATCAAGAAATAGATGACGTAACGTTAGAGAATAATGCCAATGGCGAACAAATTATTATTGAGGAATTAAGTGTAGAAGAACAATTAGCTCAAGACTTAGCCAAAGAAAAAGATAAATTCTTGAGATTGTTTGCTGAGTTTGAAAATTACAAAAAAAGAACTTCAAAAGAAAGAATGGATTTGTTTAAAACCGCTAATCAAGAGGTGTTGTTAGCAATGCTTCCTGTATTAGATGATTTTGACAGAGCAATGGTTGAAATCAGCAAATCTAATGATGAAACATTGACTAAAGGAGTTGAGCTAATTCACGAAAAACTAAAAAGCACTTTAGTTGCTAAAGGTTTAGAGCAAATTGAAGTGAGAGCAGGAGATGCATTTAATGCAGATTATGCAGAAGCTATTACTCAAATTCCAGCACCTTCAGATAAATTGAAGGGTAAAATCGTTGATGTTATAGAAAAAGGATACAAATTAGGAGACAAAATTATTCGTTTTCCTAAAGTTGTCGTTGGAAACTAA
- the dnaJ gene encoding molecular chaperone DnaJ has product MKKDFYEILGISKNADAAEIKKAYRKCALKYHPDKNPDNKEAEENFKLAAEAYEVLSDPNKKAKYDQYGHQAFDGSGGFGGGGHGGMNMDDIFSQFGDIFGGGFGGFGGGGGGGPRRTKGSNLRIKVKLTLEEIANGVEKKVKVKRKVQAKGVTYKTCSTCNGQGQVMRVTNTILGRMQSASTCPSCGGSGQILDKKPANADSQGMVQEDETVSIKIPAGVVDGMQLKVSGKGNDAPGNSVPGDLIVAIEELEHELLKREGENLHYDLYISFPEAVLGISKDIEAINGKVRIKLEEGIQSGKILRLKGKGIPSINGYGNGDLLVHVNVWTPKTLSKEQKQFFENALNDEHFTPHPEKTDKSFFEKVKDMFS; this is encoded by the coding sequence ATGAAAAAAGATTTTTACGAAATATTAGGCATTTCAAAAAATGCGGATGCTGCTGAGATTAAAAAAGCGTACCGTAAATGTGCGTTAAAATATCATCCGGATAAAAATCCGGATAATAAAGAGGCAGAAGAGAACTTCAAATTGGCTGCAGAAGCATATGAAGTTTTAAGCGACCCTAATAAAAAAGCCAAATACGACCAATACGGACACCAAGCCTTTGATGGTTCAGGTGGTTTTGGAGGTGGTGGACATGGTGGCATGAATATGGATGACATATTCAGTCAGTTTGGCGACATCTTCGGAGGCGGATTTGGTGGTTTCGGAGGAGGCGGTGGCGGAGGCCCTCGTCGTACTAAAGGAAGTAATCTTAGAATTAAAGTTAAATTAACTTTAGAAGAGATTGCAAATGGTGTTGAGAAAAAAGTAAAAGTAAAACGTAAGGTTCAAGCCAAAGGGGTTACTTATAAAACATGTTCTACATGTAATGGTCAAGGGCAGGTAATGCGTGTGACTAATACTATTTTAGGTAGAATGCAATCCGCTTCGACTTGTCCAAGTTGTGGAGGTTCTGGTCAGATTTTAGATAAAAAACCTGCCAATGCAGATTCGCAAGGAATGGTTCAGGAAGATGAAACTGTATCAATCAAAATTCCTGCAGGAGTTGTTGATGGAATGCAGTTAAAAGTTTCTGGTAAAGGAAACGATGCGCCAGGAAATAGCGTACCAGGTGATTTAATTGTTGCAATTGAAGAACTTGAGCACGAATTACTGAAGCGTGAAGGAGAAAATTTACATTACGATTTATATATAAGTTTTCCAGAAGCTGTTTTAGGTATCTCAAAAGATATTGAAGCTATTAACGGAAAAGTACGAATTAAATTAGAAGAAGGAATTCAATCTGGGAAAATTCTGAGATTGAAAGGAAAAGGAATTCCAAGTATCAATGGATACGGAAATGGAGATTTATTAGTGCATGTAAATGTTTGGACACCAAAAACATTAAGCAAAGAGCAAAAACAGTTCTTTGAAAATGCTTTGAATGACGAACATTTTACTCCGCATCCTGAGAAAACGGATAAATCATTTTTTGAAAAAGTAAAAGATATGTTTTCATAA
- a CDS encoding ABC transporter permease — translation MSIISLIIKREFISKVRNKSFVVMTFLSPLLFVGIAAFIGYLSSMKAETKRIAIHDETGLFASQFTKQNAKNIEFRYLDLSKVPLQSLKDSIAKESLDGLLLIPKTDKIKDLEGRIEFISNNSPSISFIENTQNTIADEITRINFQEADLDTLAIKNAQAKVNIHLAKASGEESLKGLNEIKIAIGGSFGYLIMMFIVIYGNMVMRSVIEEKTNRIIEIIISSVKPFQLMMGKIIGTSLAGLLQFLIWAVIGFALMFAASAFFGVNVGPTAKIPPELMHAAQKEFIGTAQMYINELWNLPIASILMGFVVYFIGGYFLYSSFYAAIGAAVDNQTDSQQFLLPIIMPLILSVYIGFFTVVNDPHGTIAVVFSMIPLTSPIVMLMRLPFGVPWWQIVISVTLLFASFFAVVWFAAKIYRVGILMYGKKPTWKELYRWLKY, via the coding sequence ATGAGTATTATATCATTAATTATAAAAAGAGAATTTATTTCTAAAGTTCGTAATAAGTCATTTGTTGTAATGACTTTTTTAAGTCCGCTATTGTTTGTTGGGATAGCAGCTTTTATCGGATATTTAAGTTCTATGAAAGCTGAAACAAAACGTATTGCAATTCATGACGAAACGGGTTTGTTTGCTTCACAGTTTACAAAGCAGAATGCGAAAAATATTGAGTTCAGATATCTTGATTTATCAAAAGTGCCATTACAATCACTAAAAGATAGTATTGCTAAAGAAAGTTTAGATGGATTGCTTTTGATTCCTAAAACGGATAAGATAAAAGATTTAGAAGGTCGGATTGAATTTATATCAAATAATAGTCCAAGTATTTCTTTTATAGAAAACACACAAAATACAATTGCGGACGAGATTACGAGAATTAATTTTCAAGAAGCAGATTTAGATACATTAGCGATAAAAAATGCTCAGGCAAAAGTAAATATTCATCTTGCAAAAGCATCTGGAGAGGAAAGTTTAAAAGGATTAAATGAAATAAAAATTGCTATTGGAGGATCATTTGGCTACTTGATAATGATGTTTATTGTTATTTATGGTAATATGGTTATGCGAAGTGTAATCGAAGAAAAAACCAATAGAATTATCGAGATTATTATCTCATCAGTAAAACCTTTTCAGTTAATGATGGGTAAGATAATTGGAACTTCATTAGCAGGGTTATTACAGTTTTTAATTTGGGCAGTAATAGGATTTGCTTTAATGTTTGCTGCATCGGCATTTTTTGGTGTAAATGTTGGTCCAACCGCCAAGATTCCGCCAGAGTTAATGCATGCAGCTCAAAAGGAATTCATAGGAACGGCACAAATGTATATCAATGAATTATGGAATTTGCCAATTGCAAGTATCTTAATGGGATTCGTGGTTTATTTCATAGGAGGTTATTTTTTATATAGTTCGTTTTATGCCGCTATTGGGGCAGCGGTTGATAACCAAACCGATTCGCAGCAATTTCTTTTGCCTATTATTATGCCTTTGATTTTGAGCGTTTATATTGGTTTCTTTACTGTGGTGAATGACCCGCATGGGACTATTGCTGTAGTGTTTTCGATGATACCGTTAACCTCACCGATTGTTATGTTAATGCGACTTCCGTTTGGAGTGCCTTGGTGGCAAATAGTTATTTCAGTAACTTTATTGTTTGCTTCGTTTTTTGCAGTAGTTTGGTTTGCTGCCAAAATTTATCGCGTAGGAATATTGATGTATGGTAAGAAACCTACATGGAAAGAATTATATAGATGGCTTAAATATTAA